Below is a genomic region from Thunnus thynnus chromosome 22, fThuThy2.1, whole genome shotgun sequence.
tcaaatgtAGTGGGGTAAAaggtataaagtagcacaaaacGGAAATAGGCTACTCAAGTTAAGTAAGCTACAAGCatcttaaaattgtacttaaatacagtacttaagtaaatataCTTTGTTACATTCTATGTCTTGTGTCTGCACAAAAAAGCAGAGGAGCAACTAAAATCATTATCAAGGTTGTCTTGGATGGCTTTAGAAGTGAAGAGATGTTGATCGACCTGTGCGACACTGAGGAGCACCAGAGGAACATAACagtacacaaaaaataaaaataccaaagtgTGGAAAAACTCTGAAACTATTCAGGATATATCAGTGCCTTGCACTGTCATGCTTCACACTGATGTTACACCAGTGTGGCACTCTGGTGGTCCAAGTGGCCCCACTATCTGTACACATGAAGTCCTGAACTATGGACAGACTGGGACACTGTAACCAACCATTTTGACTCACATGAACCACAGAAATTTGCCTGGTTATTTTGCAACAGGTACTGGTCacataaaatcaaattaaagcATGTAGCATGGCATTATTGTCCaaagaggacaggaggaaagcTACTGAAtgaagaaaagggagaaaattatacatgtacaatatgtgcgcacatacacatacatcaCTTGGAAGTGATATCAGACCAAGAATATGCCAAAAGTGAGGCACAACTAGCAACAGTCAAGCCATCTCCGGAAAGATTAATGCAGAGGATTTCCTACCAGACACTCAAAGAagccacacagacagacagcaagaTGCTCTCTACATCACATTAACAAGTTTCACCTCAACAGTTCAAACAAGAAGTGACAAGCAAAATTATTGGAGTAAGTCAGGCTGCTGCTATCCGTCTCTGTCCTGTACCCTTCTTGTTTAGTTTAGAGTTATTGCCATTTGGTCGTCACTTCAGGATTCAATGGACAAAATCATACAGTCTACTTTTTTCTACTTGAGTTATGTATCAGGTTTTGGATGACACAGAATCAGGGatcttttaaaataacagtgttGGACTCTAATAAAgttgtattgtgttgtattacttatgattttttaaaatgtctttgtacTTTTAAATTAACTGATGTggctgcaaaacaaacaaaaatcagatTAATACTGACCAGCACACACTGATTATTTGCACTAACCTtgttaaaaacaagttttttgaCCTTGTCTTGTCCCTGTAAATGATAAACACTCTGTGGAGCTGTTTATAGCCACCATAAAGCTGGTTAAAAACCTCTGAATTGTATCCTTAAATCCTTAACTCTTAATATGATGTAGTCTGTACTAGTTCTTATTTTAATTCTCTTTGCTTTGTAGTCACATGCAAGGCTTTCCAGACCTTAGTATTAAACTGAAGCATTTTTATGGGCTCATGCTCATGGAAAATCATGGCACTCAAAGATATTAAGAAAATTTTTAAGTGTAATTTTGTCAGTAAGTCAAGggtctgttgttttttccccaaaatgttaagaaatattttttaaaaaaaatcttttttgacaatttttcagattttattggAAATTAAAGCGCTTTTTGTCATCAGTGTCATTATTGTGCAGGGTTATTTGATGATTGACCTATAGGGTGCTACTGGACCTCTGCTGCAAAATTGATTCCACAACAGGTTTTGTTTAGGATGAAAGGTCATAGGGTTGTGCAAATTTTTACACTTCTTTACCTTCTTTATGCTTCATGTAAAATATCTATTTGGTATTTTGAATTTTATATTGCATGTGAATAAACGTTATAATTTGACTCTTGTTTATCTTGTACAACATCCAGCAAATTCAGTCCCATATTTGGAGAAAACATAGACATTCTGCTTTCATGTGGATGTAAACTTTATTAAGTGATGCAGTTATTAATGATGAACCATCATTGAGCAGACCTTAATTTGGAATTAACCTTGAgtggcaaaagaaaaaaatgtgaattataCAGAATTAAGTGAATACAGCAGATATGttgtaataatatttatttaaatgaagactACATGTTTGGTTACTGTTGCAATGAGCATCTCCCAATGAAATCTAACAGGAAAAGTTTAGTGTGACAGAAGAAAGCTGTAAATACACATTATGAGTACAGATTGTGAGTGCATATTCCCTCTTAGTTTCTGTGCCACACGGGTATGGAGGTTTGTCTGGGAGCCACACCACCACTGCAGGGGATGAAGTAGGAACTTGTCTTCAGGCACTCAGGAGTGAGcttcagacacacaaagcagaACTCAATCTGACAGCGAGGACACAGGACGTTCTTGCAGCCCGTCTTGTCGTGCTCCACCCTCTGACCACAGGTGGGACAGGCCCGGATGGAGGGACACTCGTTGACCCCTTCCACCTGAGGGAGGGCAGTCATCTTGCACTTCTTGAGCAGCTCGAGGTCATGGTTGACACAGCCATTGTTGTCACAGCGGTCAGAGCGTGGAGCTTTACCTTTCCACTGCTGCAGACACTGCCAGCAGAACTCATAGACTTTCTGCTTATCTGCTGTGCAGATTGTGCAATGCACACAGAGATTGGTGAGgtcctctctctccacacagGTTTTGCACCCAGGACACTGTTGGAAAGGATGTGAGAAACATTAAGTTATCtatgtgtttttcatgattACTGGATGttatagaaaaaaacaatctcTGCTGAACCCATAATTGACCCAGTCTGTATCTTTTTGAAGGTAGAAGCACTCACTGTTTTGAATTCACAGTATTCTGTAGCAGCCAGACGAGCGATGTTCTCTTCAAAGTACTGCATCTCTTCAGCTGTCAGCACTGCCAGCCTGCGCACCTCTTGATAAGACCACTCagcatcacacttgtgtaaggtGCCGTCCTTCAAAGCAGGGCACTTAAATTTGTACTGGCCCTAGAAATTAAAGAACAGATTAGGTAATATGGCCACTCCAAGATGTGGTGTACCTGTCTAGGGTTGCCATCACAGCAGCCAGTTGAATATCCCGTACATGTAGACTTGAGAGAGGTTTAATTCAGAATAATTAATCGACAACActttaaatgactaaaacatttaaactcagATCAGACCTGGAAAAACTGCACACTTACAAACTGAGGACATGACACTGTAGAAATGTGTCTTAG
It encodes:
- the si:ch211-212k18.15 gene encoding uncharacterized protein si:ch211-212k18.15 yields the protein MSTQNQEEKRYDPRDTTLKFVNRPDDLDPLPPEEGDQGLRAEMSCGHAVTPESLTGWCRSLLDQGQYKFKCPALKDGTLHKCDAEWSYQEVRRLAVLTAEEMQYFEENIARLAATEYCEFKTCPGCKTCVEREDLTNLCVHCTICTADKQKVYEFCWQCLQQWKGKAPRSDRCDNNGCVNHDLELLKKCKMTALPQVEGVNECPSIRACPTCGQRVEHDKTGCKNVLCPRCQIEFCFVCLKLTPECLKTSSYFIPCSGGVAPRQTSIPVWHRN